In Oncorhynchus mykiss isolate Arlee chromosome 1, USDA_OmykA_1.1, whole genome shotgun sequence, the following proteins share a genomic window:
- the bnip3 gene encoding BCL2/adenovirus E1B 19 kDa protein-interacting protein 3 (The RefSeq protein has 2 substitutions compared to this genomic sequence), translated as MSLQKEIPYEESLQGSWVELHYNTGSGSQVCQEQISTTALDVDLEKLLLDAQHESSRSTSRGSSQCDSPLRSQTPLLLFRGSEGNSSQSEEDNQEIIQEVENLLKKNADWIRDWSSRPENNPPKEFLLKHPRRSAPLSIRKTNVMKKGGVLSPDFLKLFLPSLFISHILAVGLGIYIGRRLSTYSTY; from the exons ATGTCGCTTCAGAAGGAAATTCCGTATGAGGAGAGCTTGCAGG GTTCCTGGGTGGAGTTGCACTATAACACTGGCAGTGGGAGTCAGGTGTGCCAGGAGCAGATCTCAACAACTGCTCTTGATGTAGACCTGGAGAAGTTACTACTAGACGCCCAACACGAGTCAAGCAGGAGTACCTCGAGAGGAAGCTCACAATGTGACAG TCCACTAAGGTCACAGACTCCTCTTCTTCTGTTTAGAGGCTCAGAGGGAAACAGTTCACAG TCTGAGGAAGATAACCAAGAAATAATCCAGGAAGTAGAGAATCTACTGAAGAAGAATGCTGACTGGATCTGGGACTGGTCCAGTCGTCCTGAGAACAACCCACCAAA GGAGTTTCTGCTGAAACACCCCAGGCGCTCAGCCTCGCTCAGCATCAGGAAGACCAACGTCATGAAGAAAGGAGGCGTTCTCTCCCCTGACTTCCTCAAGCTTTTCCTTCCTTCATTATTCATTTCTCATATACTCGCAGTTGGCCTGGG GATATACATTGGGAGGCGCCTCAGCACATACAGCACCTACTGA
- the bnip3 gene encoding BCL2/adenovirus E1B 19 kDa protein-interacting protein 3 isoform X2: protein MSLQKEIPYEESLQGSWVELHYNTGSGSQVCQEQISTTALDVDLEKLLLDAQHESSRSTSRGSSQCDRTGIWACSRESSVSFSSDSLKESLCPLRSQTPLLLFRGSEGNSSQSEEDNQEIIQEVENLLKKNADWIWDWSSRPENNPPKEFLLKHPRRSASLSIRKTNVMKKGGVLSPDFLKLFLPSLFISHILAVGLGIYIGRRLSTYSTY from the exons ATGTCGCTTCAGAAGGAAATTCCGTATGAGGAGAGCTTGCAGG GTTCCTGGGTGGAGTTGCACTATAACACTGGCAGTGGGAGTCAGGTGTGCCAGGAGCAGATCTCAACAACTGCTCTTGATGTAGACCTGGAGAAGTTACTACTAGACGCCCAACACGAGTCAAGCAGGAGTACCTCGAGAGGAAGCTCACAATGTGACAG gacagggatttgggcctgttcccgggagagcagtgtatccttctcgtcggactcgttaaaggaaagtttgtg TCCACTAAGGTCACAGACTCCTCTTCTTCTGTTTAGAGGCTCAGAGGGAAACAGTTCACAG TCTGAGGAAGATAACCAAGAAATAATCCAGGAAGTAGAGAATCTACTGAAGAAGAATGCTGACTGGATCTGGGACTGGTCCAGTCGTCCTGAGAACAACCCACCAAA GGAGTTTCTGCTGAAACACCCCAGGCGCTCAGCCTCGCTCAGCATCAGGAAGACCAACGTCATGAAGAAAGGAGGCGTTCTCTCCCCTGACTTCCTCAAGCTTTTCCTTCCTTCATTATTCATTTCTCATATACTCGCAGTTGGCCTGGG GATATACATTGGGAGGCGCCTCAGCACATACAGCACCTACTGA
- the bnip3 gene encoding BCL2/adenovirus E1B 19 kDa protein-interacting protein 3 isoform X1 has protein sequence MSLQKEIPYEESLQGSWVELHYNTGSGSQVCQEQISTTALDVDLEKLLLDAQHESSRSTSRGSSQCDRTGIWACSRESSVSFSSDSLKESLCPLRSQTPLLLFRGSEGNSSQSEEDNQEIIQEVENLLKKNADWIWDWSSRPENNPPKCIVPRNYIQEFLLKHPRRSASLSIRKTNVMKKGGVLSPDFLKLFLPSLFISHILAVGLGIYIGRRLSTYSTY, from the exons ATGTCGCTTCAGAAGGAAATTCCGTATGAGGAGAGCTTGCAGG GTTCCTGGGTGGAGTTGCACTATAACACTGGCAGTGGGAGTCAGGTGTGCCAGGAGCAGATCTCAACAACTGCTCTTGATGTAGACCTGGAGAAGTTACTACTAGACGCCCAACACGAGTCAAGCAGGAGTACCTCGAGAGGAAGCTCACAATGTGACAG gacagggatttgggcctgttcccgggagagcagtgtatccttctcgtcggactcgttaaaggaaagtttgtg TCCACTAAGGTCACAGACTCCTCTTCTTCTGTTTAGAGGCTCAGAGGGAAACAGTTCACAG TCTGAGGAAGATAACCAAGAAATAATCCAGGAAGTAGAGAATCTACTGAAGAAGAATGCTGACTGGATCTGGGACTGGTCCAGTCGTCCTGAGAACAACCCACCAAAGTGCATAGTACCTCGTAATTATATACA GGAGTTTCTGCTGAAACACCCCAGGCGCTCAGCCTCGCTCAGCATCAGGAAGACCAACGTCATGAAGAAAGGAGGCGTTCTCTCCCCTGACTTCCTCAAGCTTTTCCTTCCTTCATTATTCATTTCTCATATACTCGCAGTTGGCCTGGG GATATACATTGGGAGGCGCCTCAGCACATACAGCACCTACTGA
- the bnip3 gene encoding BCL2/adenovirus E1B 19 kDa protein-interacting protein 3 isoform X3 — protein sequence MSLQKEIPYEESLQGSWVELHYNTGSGSQVCQEQISTTALDVDLEKLLLDAQHESSRSTSRGSSQCDSPLRSQTPLLLFRGSEGNSSQSEEDNQEIIQEVENLLKKNADWIWDWSSRPENNPPKCIVPRNYIQEFLLKHPRRSASLSIRKTNVMKKGGVLSPDFLKLFLPSLFISHILAVGLGIYIGRRLSTYSTY from the exons ATGTCGCTTCAGAAGGAAATTCCGTATGAGGAGAGCTTGCAGG GTTCCTGGGTGGAGTTGCACTATAACACTGGCAGTGGGAGTCAGGTGTGCCAGGAGCAGATCTCAACAACTGCTCTTGATGTAGACCTGGAGAAGTTACTACTAGACGCCCAACACGAGTCAAGCAGGAGTACCTCGAGAGGAAGCTCACAATGTGACAG TCCACTAAGGTCACAGACTCCTCTTCTTCTGTTTAGAGGCTCAGAGGGAAACAGTTCACAG TCTGAGGAAGATAACCAAGAAATAATCCAGGAAGTAGAGAATCTACTGAAGAAGAATGCTGACTGGATCTGGGACTGGTCCAGTCGTCCTGAGAACAACCCACCAAAGTGCATAGTACCTCGTAATTATATACA GGAGTTTCTGCTGAAACACCCCAGGCGCTCAGCCTCGCTCAGCATCAGGAAGACCAACGTCATGAAGAAAGGAGGCGTTCTCTCCCCTGACTTCCTCAAGCTTTTCCTTCCTTCATTATTCATTTCTCATATACTCGCAGTTGGCCTGGG GATATACATTGGGAGGCGCCTCAGCACATACAGCACCTACTGA
- the LOC110529206 gene encoding serine/threonine-protein phosphatase 2A 55 kDa regulatory subunit B delta isoform: MAGVAGVNDFQWCFSQVKGAIDEDVAEADIISTVEFNHSGELLATGDKGGRVVIFQHEQECKNRPNLRGEYNVYSTFQSHEPEFDYLKSLEIEEKINKIRWLPQQNSAHFLLSTNDKTIKLWKIGERDKRAEGYNLKDEDGRLRDPFRITSLRVPVLMPMDLMVEASPRRVFANAHTYHINSISVNSDHQTYLSADDLRINLWHLEITDRSFNIVDIKPANMEELTEVITAAECHPNQCNVFVYSSSKGTIRLCDMRTAALCDSHTKFFEEPEDPSSRSFFSEIISSISDVKFSHSGRYMMTRDYLSVKVWDLNMENRPVETYQVHEYLRSKLCSLYENDCIFDKFECCWNGSDSAIMTGSYNNFFRMFDRNTRKDITLEASRESSKPRATLKPRKVSTGGKRKKDEISVDSLDFNKKILHTAWHPKENVIAVAATNNLYIFQDKIN, encoded by the exons ATGGCAG GAGTTGCCGGTGTAAATGATTTTCAGTGGTGTTTCTCACAAGTGAAAGGGGCGATAGATGAAGATGTTGCAGAAG CTGATATCATCTCAACGGTTGAATTCAACCATTCTGGAGAGTTGCTAGCAACTGGAGACAAGGGAGGCAGAGTTGTCATATTTCAACATGAACAGGAG TGTAAAAATCGACCAAACCTGCGAGGGGAATACAATGTTTATAGCACTTTTCAGAGTCACGAACCTGAATTTGACTACTTGAAAAGTTTAGAAATTGAGGAAAAAATTAACAAAATAAGATGGTTACCCCAACAAAACTCAGCTCACTTTCTACTCTCAACAAATG aTAAAACTATCAAATTGTGGAAAATCGGTGAACGGGACAAGCGGGCTGAGGGTTACAACTTGAAAGACGAAGACGGACGTCTCAGGGATCCCTTTAGAATTACTTCCCTACGG GTACCAGTGCTGATGCCCATGGATCTCATGGTAGAAGCAAGTCCTCGTAGGGTGTTTGCCAACGCTCACACATATCATATTAATTCAATTTCTGTAAATAGCGATCATCAAACATACCTCTCCGCTGATGATCTAAGAATTAATCTATGGCACTTGGAAATCACAGACCGAAGTTTTA ACATTGTAGACATCAAGCCTGCCAACATGGAGGAACTGACAGAGGTGATCACAGCGGCTGAGTGCCATCCAAACCAATGCAATGTATTTGTGTACAGCAGTAGCAAAGGCACCATACGCCTCTGTGACATGCGAACAGCTGCACTCTGCGATAGCCACACCAAGT TCTTTGAGGAGCCTGAGGATCCAAGCAGCAGGTCATTTTTCTCTGAGATCATCTCGTCCATCTCTGACGTGAAGTTCAGTCACAGCGGGCGCTACATGATGACACGGGACTACCTCTCCGTCAAGGTGTGGGACCTCAACATGGAGAACAGGCCAGTCGAGACATATCAG GTTCATGAATACCTTCGCAGCAAGCTTTGCTCGTTATATGAAAATGATTGCATCTTCGACAAGTTTGAGTGCTGCTGGAACGGTAGCGACAG TGCCATCATGACCGGCTCCTACAACAACTTTTTCCGTATGTTTGACCGCAACACCAGGAAGGACATCACACTGGAGGCCTCTAGGGAGAGCAGCAAACCGCGGGCTACACTCAAACCCCGCAAAGTCTCCACCGGTGGCAAGAGGAAGAAAGACGAAATTAGCGTGGACAGCCTGGACTTCAACAAGAAGATCCTGCACACCGCCTGGCACCCCAAAGAAAACGTCATCGCTGTGGCGGCCACCAACAACCTGTACATTTTCCAGGACAAGATCAACTAA